The following DNA comes from Amycolatopsis solani.
ATGCTTCGCCTGGAGCAGCAGATCGACTCGCTGTCCCCGGAGACGCACAAGCGCTACATGCACCACTACAACTTCCCGCCGTTCTCCACCGGCGAGACCGGCCGCGTCGGTTCGCCGAAGCGGCGCGAGATCGGCCACGGCATGCTCGCCGAGCGCGCCCTGGTCCCGGTGCTGCCGAAGCGTGACGAGTTCCCGTACGCGATCCGCCAGGTCTCCGAGGCGCTGGGCTCCAACGGCTCGACCTCGATGGGCTCGGTCTGCGCGTCCACGATGGGCCTGTACAACGCCGGCGTGCCGCTGAAGGCGCCGGTCGCGGGCATCGCGATGGGCCTCATCTCCGACGAGGTCGACGGCGAGACCCGCTACGTCGCGCTGACCGACATCCTCGGGGCCGAGGACGCCATGGGCGACATGGACTTCAAGGTCGCCGGCACCAAGGACATCATCACCGCCCTGCAGCTGGACACGAAGCTCGACGGCATCCCCTCCGAGGTGCTCGCCGCCGCGCTGAAGCAGGCGAAGGACGCTCGCCTCACCATCCTGGAGGTCATCGCCGAGGCGATCGACGGCCCGGACGAGATGAGCCCGTACTCGCCGCGCGTCACCAGCGTGAAGATCCCGGTGGACAAGATCGGCGAGGTCATCGGCCCGAAGGGCAAGATGATCAACTCGATCACCGAGCAGACCGGTGCCGACATCTCCATCGAGGACGACGGCACGATCTACGTGGGCGCGGCCGACGGCCCGTCGGCGGAGGCGGCGATCGACCTGATCAACGCCATCGCCAACCCGCAGCTGCCCAAGGTCGGCGAGCGCTTCCTCGGCACCGTGGTGAAGACGGCCGCGTTCGGCGCGTTCGTCTCGCTGCTGCCGGGCAAGGACGGCCTGGTCCACATCTCCAAGCTGGGCAACGGCAAGCGGATCGCCAAGGTCGAGGACGTCGTCAACGTGGGCGACAAGCTCCGCGTCGAGATCGCCGACATCGACAACCGCGGCAAGATCAGCCTGATCGTCGTCAAGGAGGACGAGGCTCCCGCAGCCGACGCCCCCGCCGCCGACGCCGAGAAGGCCGACGCGTAAGCAAGTCCAGTCAGCGTGAAGGCCTCCTGATCCGCTCGGTGCGGGTCGTGAGTGTTTAGTCGGGTTAGAACCCGACTAAACACTCACGACCGCCGGCGGCAGGGGGCCTTCGCGGCATCGTGAGTAAGGAACCCATGGCACGGCAGGTTTCCGGGCACGAACAGCCCGTCGGCACCACCCGCACGCTCGAGTCCACTCCGGACGGTGCGGTCGTCAAGCGCAGCGTGCTGCCCGGCGGCCTGCGCGTGATCACCGAGCACGTCCCGGCGTCCCGCTCGGCCACGGTCGGGCTGTGGGTCGGCATCGGCTCCCGCGACGAGCCGGTCGCCGTCGCCGGTGCCGCGCACTACCTCGAGCACCTGCTGTTCAAGGGCACGAAGAACCGCGACGCCAAGCAGATCGCCGAGGAGATCGACGCGGTCGGCGGCGAGTTCAACGCCTTCACGGCGAAGGAGCACACCTGCTACTACGCGCAGGTGCTCGACGCCGACCTCCCGCTGGCCGTGGACCTGGTCACCGACGTCGTGTTCGAGGCGCTGTGCACCGACCGCGACATGGACATGGAGCGCAGCGTCGTCCTCGAAGAGATTTCGATGCGCGACGACGACCCCGAAGACCTGCTGCACGAGACGTTCGTCAGCGCGATCCTCGGCGACCACGTGCTCGGCCGCCCGGTGCTCGGCACCGAGAAGTCGATCATCGAGATGTCGCCGTCCGCGCTGCGGAGCTTCTACAAGCGCCGCTACACCCTGCCGCGGATGGTGCTGGCCGTGGCCGGGAACGTCGACCACAACCAGGTGCTGCGCCTGGTGCGCAAGGCGCTCAAAGACCGCCTGAACGGGACCGCGACGCCGGTCGCGCCGCGCGAGGGCCGCGCCCGGATCAAGACCGTGCCGAAGCTGGCGCTGCACACCGACGACACCGAGCAGGCGCACGTCATGCTGGGCCTGCGGTCGCTGTCGCGCCACGACGAGCGGCGCTTCGCGCTGTCGGTGCTCAACGCGGCCCTCGGCGGCGGCATGAGCTCGCGGCTGTTCCAGGAGATCCGGGAGCAGCGCGGGCTGGCCTACCAGGTGTACTCGTCGGTCGCGAGCTACGCCGACACCGGCCACATGGCCGTGTACGCGGGCTGCCAGCCGGAGAAGCTCGGCGACGTCGCCGGCGTCATCCGCGAGCTGCTCGACAAGGTCGGCGTCGACGGCCTGACCGACGCCGAGGTGGCCCGCGCGAAGGGCCAGCTGCGCGGCGGGCTGGTGCTGGGCCTCGAGGACACGTCGTCGCGGATGTCACGGATCGGCAAGACCGAGCTCAACTACGGCCGCTACCTGGGCGTCGACGACACGATCGCGCGCATCGACGCGGTGACCACCGAGGACGTGTGTGCGCTCGCTCGCACTTTGTTCGCGCGCCCGGGCGGGGTCACGGCGGCGGCGGTCGTCGGGCCGTACGCTCACGCCGACGACCTTCCTGACGACCTGCACGAGGTGATCGCTTCATGACCATCAACGTCGGTGTGCTCGGTGCCCGGGGCCGGATGGGCGCGACGGTGGTGAAGGCCGTGGAAAGCGCGGGCGACATGAAGGTCGTCGCGGCGCTGGACGCGGGCGACGACTTCTCGGCGCTCGCCGAGGCGCAGGTGGTCGTGGACTTCACCCACCCCGACGCCGTGATGGACAACCTGAAGTACCTGGTGGAGCACGACGTCCACGCGGTCGTCGGCACCACGGGCTTCAGCGAGGAGCGGCTGGCCTCCTTGCGTGCCTTGCTGGAGCCGAAGCCGTCGCTGGGTGTGCTGATCGCGCCGAACTTCGCCCTCGGCGCGGTGCTGGCCATGCGGTTCGCGGCCCAGGCGGCGAAGTTCTACGCCTCCGCCGAGATCATCGAGCTGCACCACAACCGCAAGGCCGACGCGCCTTCGGGCACCGCCGCGCACACCGCCCGGATGATCGCCGCTGCGCGGGCCGAGGCGGGCGTGACGCCGGGCCCGGACGCGACGACGTCCGAGCTGGACGGCGCCCGCGGCGCTTCGGTCGAGGACGTCCACGTCCACTCGGTCCGCCTGCCGGGCCTGGTCGCCCACGAGGAGATCCTGTTCGGCGGCGAGGGGGAGACCCTGACCATCCGCCACGACTCCCTCGACCGGACGTCGTTCATGCCGGGCGTGCTGCTCGGCGTGCGCGAGGTGCTGAAGCGCCCCGGCCTGACGGTCGGCCTGGAAAACGTCCTCGACCTGTGAAGGCCCGCAACGTCGCGCTGCTGATGACGGCGGCGCTCGTCGTCTACCTGGTCCTGCTCGCCGACCGGGCGTTCGCGCTGTTCGCGTCGGGGACGGGCGCGGGGATCGCGCTGGGCGTCGGCGTGCTGCTGCTGCCGCTGCTCGGCATCTGGATCGTCGTCGTGACCTGGCGCAACGGCCTGCAGATCCAGCGGCTCTCGCGGCGTCTGGACGCCGAGGGCGAGCTCCCGGACGTCTCGGACCTGCCCCGCAGGCCCTCGGGCCGCGTGGACCGCGACGCGGCCGACGCGTGGTTCCAAGACCGCCGCGCGGAGGTCGAAGCGGATCAGGAGAACTGGCGGGCCTGGTACAAGCTGGCCTACGCGTACGACATCGCGGGCGACCGGCGCCGGGCCCGCGAGACGATGAAACGGGCGGTGGAGCTGGAAGCCGCCGACCGCTCAGGTGCCGAGTAGCTCCGGCGCGAAGATCTCTTCGAGCCGCCAGAGCCGGGACGACAGCCCCTGCTCGTAGTGGTACCTGAGGTAGGTCTCGAGGGTCACGCGGTTGGCGGAAATCCCGTAGGGCCACCAGTTTTCGCCGAAATGGGCGAGAGTTTCGTCGACCAGCGCGTTCGCCCACGGGACCATGGTCTGCACCTGGTAGAGCCGCCGGTTCCGGCGGTAGCGCGCCGCGGCGGCGTCCTTCGCGGCTTCGAACTCCGCGTAGACGCGACGGGCCAGGCCGGGGTCCTCCCGCAGGAGCTCCCGCCGGACGACGACCGTGTGCATGATCGGGAAGATCCCGGTGCGGCGGTGGTATTCGCGCTCTCGCGCCACGAAGTCCGGGAACAGGCGGGCGACGTTCGGGGAGCCGTCGAGCACGCACTGCGGGACGTTGGCGGAGAACAGCGCGTCGAGCTCGCCGGCGTCGAGCATGTCGCTCAGCGTCTTGCCGTCCCCGGCGGTGGTGACGTCGAGGGCCGGCGGGTGCGGGTGCGGGACGAAGCCGAAGGGCGCCGACGGGTGTTCGAGCCCGCCGATCACCCACCGGTTCGCCTCGGGCTCGAAGCCGTACTCGTCCATCAGGATGCCTTTGGCCCAGACGCCCGAGTCCTGGCCGTAGGTGCCGAATTCGCCGATGGTCCGGCCGGTGAGGTCACCCGGCCCGGTGATGCCGGCGTGGGTGTTGACGAAGACGCAGGAGTGCCGGAACACCCGGTTGGGGAAGATCGGCAACGCGACGAAGGGCGTGTCCTCTTCGAGCAGGCGCAGGTAGAACGTGAGGCCGAGTTCGGCGACGTCGAATTCGTTCCCGCGGATCAGCCGTTCGAAGATCTCCGGCAGCGTATCGGCGGTTTCCACGGTGGTCGTTTCGAACAGCCGGCTGGTGGTGTCGTAGCGGAAGCACCCGATCCTGAGGTCCATGCCCCTGATCATCGGTCTGCGCGGCGGCGGGCGTCCAAGACCGGCTGCGTCGACTCGATACCGTGGGAGTATGGACCTGCGCGTGCTCCGGTACTTCGTCGCGGTGGCCGAGGAGCGGCACGTCGGCCGCGCGGCGGGGCGGCTGCACATGGCGCAGCCGCCGCTGAGCCGTGCGGTCCGCGGGCTGGAGGACGAGCTGGGCGCGACGTTGTTCGAGCGCACGCCGAAGGGCGTCTCGCTCACCGCCGCGGGCGCGCTGCTCTACGACGAGGCGGTCGCGCTGCTGGCGCGGGCGGACCGGATCCGCGACCGCGTCACCGCGGCGGGCGCGGCGACCCTGACGGTCGGCACGCTGGCGGACACCGCCGAGCACGCCGGCGCCCGCCTGGTCGCGCTGTTCCGCGAACGCCACCCGCACGTCGACGTCCGGGTCCACGAGACCGACCTCGCCGACCCGACGGCGGGACTGCGCGCGGGCCTGGTCGACGTGGCACTGACCCGGACTCCGTTCGTGGACAACGGAATCAGCGTCCACGTGCTGCGCCCGGTCCGGACCGGCGTGGTCCTGCGCGACGACGACCCCCTGTCCGGGCGGCCGTCGGTGTCCACGGCGGACCTGGCCGGCCGCCGCTGGATCTGCCTCCCGGACGGCACCGACCCGGCCTGGGCGGCGTACTGGACGAGCGGTGTGCCCGGTGGGCCGGTCGTGCGGACGATCCAGGAGTGCCTGCAGGCGGCGCTGTGGAACGGGATTTCGGCGTTCGCCCCGCTCGGCCAGCCGCTGCCGCCGGGGTTGCGCGTCGTCCCGGTGGTGGACCGCCCGCCGAGCGACCTGGTCGTGGCGTGGCCGAAGGCCGGGGGAGGCCCGCTGGTCCGCGGCTTCGTGCGGGTGGCGGCCTCGCTGAGCCCGGCGGACTGGACTCCGTGATGCTGGTCTTGAAACTCGTCCTGGCCCCGCTGCTGGTAGCCGGCTCTTCACTGGCCGGTCGCCGGTGGGGCCCGGGAGTGGCCGGCCTCCTGGTGGCGATGCCGGTGGTGGCGGGGCCGATCCTGCTGATCACGTACCTGGACCACGGCGCGGCCTTCGCGTCCCGGGCGGCTTCGGCATCGCTGTCGGGGTTGGTGTCGCTGGCGGTGTTCGCGGTGGTGTTCGCCCGGGTCGGGCTTGCTCGCGGGTGGCCGGTCACCGTGCTGGTGGGATGGCTCGGGTGCCTCGCCTCGGACCTGGCGCTGTCGTTCGCCCCGGTCCCGGCGTGGATCGCACTGGGCTCGGCCCTGGCGGCGGCCTGGGCAGGCACACGGCTTCTGCCGGCCCGCTCGCCGGTGTTCGGGGAGCTGGGCTCACCTGTGTCGGACGAGCCAAGACGAGCGGGCTCGCGCGGGGCGGGCGAGCCGAGACGAGCGGGCTCACTGTGTCGGACGAGCCAAGCGGGCTTGCGTGGGGCGGGCGAGCCAAGACAAGCGGGCTCGCACAGGTCGGACGAAACCGGCCCGCCGAGCCTGCCGTGGTGGGACCTCCCCGCCCGGGCGCTGGCGACCGCCGGACTCGTCCTCGTCCTGACCGCCGCCGCCGGGCGCCTTGGTCCGGACCGCACCGGCGTCCTGGCTCCGTTCCCCACCGGCACGACCGTCGTCGCGGCCTTCGCCCTGGCGCAAGGGGGCCCGGCAGCGGCCGTCGCGACCATGCGAGGCGTGCTGAGCGGCCTCCGCGGCTTCGCGGCGTTCTGCTTCCTGGTGGCGGTCCTGACCCAGCCGATCGGCGGCTGGGCGTTCGCCGTGGCCGTCGCCGTCGCGGCCGCCGTCCAATGGTTGACTCGCTAAAAAGCTGAAGCCAGTCAACCTTCGGACCGACTCAACTTCCTCAGTGGTGCAACCATCCCGCAAACACCGCAGGTGAAGCCGCTATCAAACTGAACCGGATCCACCTTCCGGCGAGCCCGGTGGTCAGGAACGTCGCCAGCCGCATCCGCACCAGCCCCGCCAGCACGCTGGTCGCCATGAACGGCGGCAACCCCACGAGCGAACTGACCCCGTACGTCCCGGCCATCCAGTGCGGGTGCCGGTGACACCGCTCCCGCAGCCGCTCGACCCACCCCCGCAACCGCTTGGTCCGCAACTGCCA
Coding sequences within:
- a CDS encoding M16 family metallopeptidase yields the protein MARQVSGHEQPVGTTRTLESTPDGAVVKRSVLPGGLRVITEHVPASRSATVGLWVGIGSRDEPVAVAGAAHYLEHLLFKGTKNRDAKQIAEEIDAVGGEFNAFTAKEHTCYYAQVLDADLPLAVDLVTDVVFEALCTDRDMDMERSVVLEEISMRDDDPEDLLHETFVSAILGDHVLGRPVLGTEKSIIEMSPSALRSFYKRRYTLPRMVLAVAGNVDHNQVLRLVRKALKDRLNGTATPVAPREGRARIKTVPKLALHTDDTEQAHVMLGLRSLSRHDERRFALSVLNAALGGGMSSRLFQEIREQRGLAYQVYSSVASYADTGHMAVYAGCQPEKLGDVAGVIRELLDKVGVDGLTDAEVARAKGQLRGGLVLGLEDTSSRMSRIGKTELNYGRYLGVDDTIARIDAVTTEDVCALARTLFARPGGVTAAAVVGPYAHADDLPDDLHEVIAS
- the dapB gene encoding 4-hydroxy-tetrahydrodipicolinate reductase; the protein is MTINVGVLGARGRMGATVVKAVESAGDMKVVAALDAGDDFSALAEAQVVVDFTHPDAVMDNLKYLVEHDVHAVVGTTGFSEERLASLRALLEPKPSLGVLIAPNFALGAVLAMRFAAQAAKFYASAEIIELHHNRKADAPSGTAAHTARMIAAARAEAGVTPGPDATTSELDGARGASVEDVHVHSVRLPGLVAHEEILFGGEGETLTIRHDSLDRTSFMPGVLLGVREVLKRPGLTVGLENVLDL
- a CDS encoding tetratricopeptide repeat protein, which codes for MKARNVALLMTAALVVYLVLLADRAFALFASGTGAGIALGVGVLLLPLLGIWIVVVTWRNGLQIQRLSRRLDAEGELPDVSDLPRRPSGRVDRDAADAWFQDRRAEVEADQENWRAWYKLAYAYDIAGDRRRARETMKRAVELEAADRSGAE
- a CDS encoding 4,5-dihydroxyphthalate decarboxylase, which translates into the protein MDLRIGCFRYDTTSRLFETTTVETADTLPEIFERLIRGNEFDVAELGLTFYLRLLEEDTPFVALPIFPNRVFRHSCVFVNTHAGITGPGDLTGRTIGEFGTYGQDSGVWAKGILMDEYGFEPEANRWVIGGLEHPSAPFGFVPHPHPPALDVTTAGDGKTLSDMLDAGELDALFSANVPQCVLDGSPNVARLFPDFVAREREYHRRTGIFPIMHTVVVRRELLREDPGLARRVYAEFEAAKDAAAARYRRNRRLYQVQTMVPWANALVDETLAHFGENWWPYGISANRVTLETYLRYHYEQGLSSRLWRLEEIFAPELLGT
- a CDS encoding LysR family transcriptional regulator; its protein translation is MDLRVLRYFVAVAEERHVGRAAGRLHMAQPPLSRAVRGLEDELGATLFERTPKGVSLTAAGALLYDEAVALLARADRIRDRVTAAGAATLTVGTLADTAEHAGARLVALFRERHPHVDVRVHETDLADPTAGLRAGLVDVALTRTPFVDNGISVHVLRPVRTGVVLRDDDPLSGRPSVSTADLAGRRWICLPDGTDPAWAAYWTSGVPGGPVVRTIQECLQAALWNGISAFAPLGQPLPPGLRVVPVVDRPPSDLVVAWPKAGGGPLVRGFVRVAASLSPADWTP